The Cydia fagiglandana chromosome 4, ilCydFagi1.1, whole genome shotgun sequence genome has a window encoding:
- the LOC134663722 gene encoding ankyrin-2 has translation MESSLEDNLYKAVQSADQESIVCLLDRGANPNKIAKNGKTSLGEACNVGNLSIVKLLVDTTRSRQTTHSSRKRHLKTHKRKIKNDGSQEETITKYKNPSDRKCMGLQLENIGPSQDSKRGVNRGYFVFIHSDGSSSDESRITSLLSPLSPVSLTPSPQDDLEWDEEIGNVAPTTSEDETWTSMYKWYASILECTGAAIASQSIEIYGIDQQDAFMRTALHYAAERGHAEVVRLLLDAGSKVEVMAGDGSTPLHVAVIKDHPEIVKMLLLAGCHVNNKTHEKMTPLHYAASNGFIDLVKILVNNGANLEARDTSERTALFLAAGRGHVDVVKYLISVGANVNGEEIHGYTPLCEAVWRRFPEVVEVLLLSRARITHSHKLLHYAIIQRQEEIVKMLANYGGGLNLHNDNGDTPLLLAVRLSQPGVARILLEKGAHVNSCNSITGATALHIAVESIDCPEIFEELLICLLEYRIDMNAIALTGDTALNRALLLHKDHAAVLQIRYGANVNACDLHSCGLDNLSIASRRRSNNLARMLIKAGHHITTPDPTAAVPKQATTAYWLYHASRQPHSLSDICRMQIRSMAKKKILFQYISTLPLPTSLKRFLMMEDEGL, from the exons ATGGAAAGTTCATTAGAGGATAATTTATACAAAGCTGTACAATCTGCAGACCAAGAATCGATTGTGTGCCTTCTAGACAGAG GCGCAAACCCAAATAAGATAGCAAAAAATGGTAAAACTTCATTAGGTGAAGCATGCAATGTAGGAAATTTAAGTATAGTGAAATTGCTGGTTGATACCACAAGATCTAGACAAACTACACATTCAAGTAGAAAGCGCCATTTAAAAACGCACAAGCGCAAGATAAAAAACGATGGATCTCAAGAAGAAACAATTACTAAATACAAGAACCCTAGTGATAGAAAATGTATGGGTTTGCAACTTGAAAATATAGGCCCAAGTCAGGATTCCAAAAGAGGTGTCAACCGTGGATACTTTGTGTTTATACACAGTGATGGCTCAAGTAGTGACGAGAGTAGAATCACCAGTTTACTGTCTCCTTTGAGTCCAGTATCGTTGACACCCTCACCACAGGATGACTTGGAATGGGACGAAGAGATTGGCAATGTGGCTCCTACCACCAGTGAAGATGAGACTTGGACTTCAATGTATAA ATGGTATGCTTCAATATTAGAATGCACCGGTGCAGCAATTGCATCACAATCAATAGAGATTTATGGAATTGATCAGCAAGATGCCTTTATGAGAACTGCATTACACTATGCAGCTGAGCGGGGACATGCAGAGGTTGTGAGATTGTTGTTAGATGCAG GAAGCAAAGTGGAAGTGATGGCCGGCGATGGTTCCACTCCCCTACACGTCGCGGTAATTAAGGATCACCCGGAGATTGTGAAAATGCTGTTGTTGGCAGGCTGCCATGTCAACAACAAGACACATGAGAAAATGACGCCGTTACACTACGCAGCTTCTAATGGATTTATAGATTTG GTAAAAATCCTAGTAAACAATGGTGCTAACTTGGAGGCCAGGGACACCAGTGAGCGCACAGCTCTGTTCTTAGCAGCCGGCAGAGGGCATGTTGATGTGGTCAAATACCTCATATCAGTTGGAGCTAATGTTAATGGCGAAGAAATTCATG GATATACGCCACTTTGTGAGGCAGTGTGGCGCAGATTTCCGGAAGTAGTCGAAGTATTATTATTGTCCAGAGCTCGAATAACACATTCCCACAAACTTTTACATTATGCAATAATACAGAGACAG GAGGAGATTGTGAAAATGCTTGCAAATTACGGCGGAGGGTTGAATCTCCACAACGATAATGGCGACACGCCCCTGCTGCTGGCGGTGAGGTTGTCACAGCCTGGGGTTGCCAGAATTTTATTAGAAAAGG GTGCCCACGTTAATTCCTGTAACAGCATAACTGGAGCCACCGCACTCCATATAGCTGTTGAAAGTATAGACTGTCCTGAAATATTTGAGGAATTGCTAATTTGCCTGTTAGAGTATAGGATAGATATGAACGCGATAGCGCTTACCGGCGACACTGCCCTAAACAGAGCGTTACTATTACACAA AGATCACGCGGCGGTGTTGCAAATTCGCTACGGAGCCAACGTCAATGCCTGTGATTTGCATTCCTGCGGTTTAGACAACTTATCAATAGCAAGTAGGCGACGTTCGAATAATCTAGCTCGTATGCTAATAAAGGCAGGCCACCATATAACTACACCTGATCCTACTGCAGCGGTCCCTAAACAAGCCACAACAGCCTACTGGCTATATCATGCTAGCAGACAACCACATAGCCTATCGGACATTTGTAGAATGCAAATAAGATCTATggctaagaaaaaaatactattTCAATATATATCAACATTGCCTTTACCTACGAGCTTAAAAAGATTCCTAATGATGGAAGATGAAGGTCTATAG